The nucleotide window CACAGATTATTTTATGATGTTTATTGGACCCGCTTCCATTTTGTATTTGTTGTATGAAATGAAAAACTTTACGGTAGTTGAAAACAAAAAATTATTTGCGGCTTTGATTTTCATAATATTCTCCATTTTCTTTTGGGCATTTTTTGAGCAAAGTGGAGGTTCTTTAAGTCTTTTTGCGGTGAATAATTTGAACAATACAATTCTTGGTGTGAAATTAAGTCCAAATGGTGTGAACAATTCAGCTAATTCATTTTTTGTAATAGGGTTTGCTGCCTTGGTTGGATTGGTTTGGTTGTGGATGGCAAAAAGAAAAATTGAACCTAATACTGTTATTAAATTTGGACTGGCATTTTTATTTCTTGCCGGCGGTTTTTGGATATTTTATTATACTAAATTTTTCGCTGATGCCGGAGGAAGAACTTCTTTAGGATTATTTACTTTCGGTTGGTTTATCATCACTTTTGGTGAACTTTGTTTGTCGCCAATCGGGATGTCTGCAATGACAAAACTTTCGCCTTTGAAAACTCAAGCGGTTATTATGGGAATGTGGTTTTTGGCAAGTGCTTATGGACAGTACTTTGCAGGTATTTTAGGTGCCAATATTGCTGAGGCTTCCGAGAATGCAAGCAATCTTGAAAAACTAACTGTCTACGCCGATGGATACCAACAGTTAGCCATTTATGCCCTGATTGCCGGAGTGGTTTTGATTGCTATTTCGCCATTGGTCAAAAAATTAATGCAAGAAGTAAAGTAGCTGACAAATTTTGGTATTAATTTTGTTTAAATTTGTAAAACTGAAAACTTGGAATGGTCAATAAAGAGAAGATTTTAGTTTTTAAGATTTTATTAGACAAAAAAATAAATAGTTAAGAGATGAAAAAAATAATTTTACTTGTATTCTTTTTGGTTGGTGTAAGTGTTGCCCAAGCTCAAGAATTAAAATGGTACACGGATGTAAAAGAAGCTATCAAAGTTTCGAATAAAGAGAAGAAGCCATTGATGATGTTTTTTACAGGAAGTGATTGGTGTGGATGGTGTATTCGTTTGCAAAATGAAGTATTGAAAACCCCAGAATTTAATAAATGGGCTACAGCAAATGTTATTTTGGTGGAGTTGGATTACCCTAGAAGAGTTGAGCAATCGGATGAACTTAAAAAACAAAACAACGAGTTGCAGCAAGCATTTGGAATCCAAGGATTTCCAACAGTATTTTTTGCCAAAGGAACTATCAATAAAGAAGGAAAAGTAAATTTTGAAGGTTTGGGCAATACAGGTTATGTAGCCGGTGGACCAACGGCTTGGTTGGCGGTTGCCGATCCTTTTGTGAAAAATGCTAAAATGACCCCTGAGCCAAAATCCAAAACAAAAACTAAAAAAGCATAAGTTTTACATTAGTTAATTTTATAGAATCCCTTTTCGCCTGTTGCGTGAAAAGGGATTTTTTGTTGCTCACAAGTTATTTTCCATCTTTTTTGGAACGATTTGTAATTGGATGCATCGGCAACAATTAGTTTAGGTTTTAAGGTTTGCAAAAGCCTGTCAAAGTTGATTTTTGGGGATTGTGTGATGATTACAACATCGGGGCTGATATTTCGCGGGTACACCTTTGAACTGTCTATGACCAATATTTTGTTTCCCCTAAAATACATCAGGTTCTTTAATTTGTATTTTCCTTTCAATGTACTGAAATTGGCGGTGAGATAGGAAGCCAATACTGTATTGTTCAAAATATGATCGTTGGTATAAATGACTGCTTTATTTCCTTTTCGTTCGATGAGTTGGGTGCTTTTTGTAGTATTCAGTACGATAAATTCAGTTTGGTTTTGAACGTTCCATTTTGTTCCAATTGCGGATAATTGGAAGATTATAATTGAGATTAATACACAAATTAGACTTCTGAAATTTTTATATTGAAAAGTTATGATCACAGTGATAATCACTAAATAACTGCTGATTAATAGTGAAGAGTTTAAAGGAATATCTTTGATTACGAACTGTTCTAATGATGCGATTTTGTTAATTATTTTGTCCAAATAGTAAATACTTATTTCCAATGTTTTTGTCGGATAAAACGGAACCCAGTTGAATGCTGCCAGCGACATTATTAAAACGCCTAAACTCATAATGAAACCCAGAAACGGAATAACGATAAGATTTGTGACGAAAAACAGCCCCGGAAATTGATGAAAGTAATAAATGCTGAGAGGAAAAGTACCTATTTGAGCAGCAAATGAAACCGTTAATATGTCCCAAAAATAGTTTAGGATTTTGTTTTTAGGTTGCCAAAGGTTTGCCATCAAAGGCTGTAACCAAACAATAAAGAACAAGGCAACATAACTTAGTTGAAAACCCACATCGAACAGAAAGGAAGGCTGAAACAGTAAAATAAGAAAAATGGAAGCGAGGAGCGTGTGATAAATATTGACGCTTCTCCTTAAATATAACCCAATTGCTACAAACGAAAACATGGTTACGGAACGCACCACTGAAGGTGCCAGTCCTGCCAGAATCCCAAAAAGTGACAGGCAGGCAAGTGTGATTATAAGTTTGATGAAAGCCCCTTTTCTGGTGTTTGGAAATGGTTTTAGTATAAAAGTGACAAACAATAATATAAACCCGATATGCAATCCCGAAACCGACAGAATATGCACAGCCCCGGCATATTGATAGTCTTGAATAATTTCGGGGTCAATGTCTTG belongs to Flavobacterium aquiphilum and includes:
- a CDS encoding thioredoxin family protein; protein product: MKKIILLVFFLVGVSVAQAQELKWYTDVKEAIKVSNKEKKPLMMFFTGSDWCGWCIRLQNEVLKTPEFNKWATANVILVELDYPRRVEQSDELKKQNNELQQAFGIQGFPTVFFAKGTINKEGKVNFEGLGNTGYVAGGPTAWLAVADPFVKNAKMTPEPKSKTKTKKA
- a CDS encoding ComEC/Rec2 family competence protein yields the protein MKVLQFPLARITIAFVIGILITYFLKPIPMIVFLFLAVSIIIFLTAYFLSKTNRKFQLFFGIATYLLALAVGITTQTVHTDSNQQNNYTHCKNIFDKKHTFTLTLREKLKSNTFNDRYIALLNSVDNKKTTGRILLNINKDSLNHTFIIGNQLKINSLLSKNTSQKNPNQFDYRQYLENKQIYAQLYAEPNEIQLSSEIVKDIWFYTSRLRNRIIQNLEKSNFDNKELNVAVALIMGQQQDIDPEIIQDYQYAGAVHILSVSGLHIGFILLFVTFILKPFPNTRKGAFIKLIITLACLSLFGILAGLAPSVVRSVTMFSFVAIGLYLRRSVNIYHTLLASIFLILLFQPSFLFDVGFQLSYVALFFIVWLQPLMANLWQPKNKILNYFWDILTVSFAAQIGTFPLSIYYFHQFPGLFFVTNLIVIPFLGFIMSLGVLIMSLAAFNWVPFYPTKTLEISIYYLDKIINKIASLEQFVIKDIPLNSSLLISSYLVIITVIITFQYKNFRSLICVLISIIIFQLSAIGTKWNVQNQTEFIVLNTTKSTQLIERKGNKAVIYTNDHILNNTVLASYLTANFSTLKGKYKLKNLMYFRGNKILVIDSSKVYPRNISPDVVIITQSPKINFDRLLQTLKPKLIVADASNYKSFQKRWKITCEQQKIPFHATGEKGFYKIN